A genome region from Bacteroides stercoris ATCC 43183 includes the following:
- a CDS encoding DUF4995 domain-containing protein, with translation MKRNSLLLATALLIGMTGCKNTPVQKEAWISNALDAASYQLKSTAEELSGTNKFPRSIYSGYDVNFLDTQLQRENKAYIDSLHPNPEALQLGQKRLCGIADWTSGFFPGSLWYAYELTGDEELKKRAIEYTNILNPIRELKGTHDVGFMMNCSYGNALRLAPNDTIKAVLVETADNLCARFNPEIGCIRSWDFGAWNFPVIIDNMMNLDLLFNVYKLTGDEKYKNVAVKHAQTTMKNHFRPDYTSYHVVSYNNDGSVEIKQTHQGKNAESAWSRGQAWGVYGYTSCYRETRDTAFLQEAVHIADMIMERVKTDDLIPYWDYDAPAGEKTPRDASAAAVTASAFLELSTFVPDGKKYSDYAETILKNLSGPKYLAAKGSNQGYVLMHSTGSLPHGSEIDVPLNYADYYYMEALKRYIDLKNKG, from the coding sequence ATGAAAAGAAACTCTCTGTTGCTTGCAACCGCTCTGCTCATAGGCATGACAGGCTGCAAAAACACTCCGGTCCAGAAAGAAGCCTGGATAAGCAACGCACTCGATGCCGCTTCCTATCAGTTGAAATCAACCGCCGAGGAACTCTCCGGAACAAACAAGTTCCCACGTTCCATATATTCCGGCTATGATGTAAACTTTCTTGATACTCAGTTGCAGCGCGAGAACAAAGCATACATCGACTCTTTACACCCCAATCCCGAAGCCCTGCAATTAGGACAAAAACGTCTTTGCGGCATTGCCGACTGGACCAGCGGGTTCTTCCCCGGAAGCCTTTGGTATGCCTATGAACTGACCGGTGATGAAGAGTTGAAAAAACGTGCCATCGAATATACCAACATCCTGAACCCGATACGTGAGCTGAAAGGTACCCATGACGTGGGCTTTATGATGAATTGCAGCTATGGCAATGCCCTCCGCCTCGCCCCTAACGACACCATTAAAGCCGTACTCGTAGAAACAGCGGATAATCTGTGCGCCCGTTTCAACCCGGAAATCGGTTGTATACGCTCGTGGGACTTCGGTGCGTGGAACTTCCCCGTAATCATTGACAATATGATGAACCTGGACCTGCTGTTCAACGTATATAAGCTGACAGGAGATGAGAAGTATAAGAATGTGGCTGTAAAGCATGCACAAACCACTATGAAAAACCACTTCCGTCCGGACTACACCTCCTATCACGTGGTCAGCTATAACAATGACGGAAGCGTGGAAATCAAACAGACACACCAGGGTAAAAATGCAGAATCGGCCTGGTCGCGCGGCCAAGCGTGGGGAGTATACGGCTACACTTCCTGCTATCGCGAAACCCGGGACACGGCTTTCCTGCAGGAAGCCGTTCACATTGCAGACATGATTATGGAACGTGTAAAGACGGACGACCTGATTCCTTACTGGGACTATGATGCCCCGGCAGGTGAAAAGACTCCGCGTGATGCGTCTGCCGCGGCTGTCACGGCATCTGCCTTCCTGGAGCTCAGCACATTTGTGCCCGACGGCAAAAAATATTCCGACTATGCCGAAACAATCCTGAAAAACTTGTCCGGTCCGAAATATCTGGCAGCCAAAGGCAGCAATCAAGGTTACGTGCTGATGCATTCCACCGGCTCACTGCCGCATGGCTCTGAAATAGACGTACCGCTGAACTACGCGGATTACTACTATATGGAAGCATTAAAAAGATACATCGATTTGAAAAATAAAGGGTAA
- a CDS encoding heparinase II/III family protein: protein MSKIKSLLLASSLCIATVCINFPAHATERHLLEQTVSYEELGNVLRYRQSWVDYPAYTDRKSWKEKTAPEMRELIIRNGERALKHEWKPDLASDYLAFKRTGEIRTGRANHKALQALTLAELVEGQGRFMDAIIDGVWFLCETSWIHSAHLGFQKDRSGLPDRHEPTIELVVADIGAQMAWTYYFLKDEFDKVSPLINERIIEEVNRNLINPYFARDDYWWMGFGGQQVNNWNPWINYNVLQALMLIEKDPERVRQGVWKLMKSTDFFFSMYHEDGACDEGPTYWSGASGYALKFLDLLAKVTGNKVNIFNAPLLRNMAQYIYRVHIGDNYFVNFADSAPKVSPSPGILYRYGELTGDPAMMKFASFMAQQNQSFKDGVNGYFASALDELFMYKDIIDHPQGEPLTGTYWFKDTQICVARDTEGKSDGFFFAAKGGNNQESHNHNDVGSCILYYNALPVLIDAGVGTYTRQTFGPERYTIWTMQSDYHNLPLINGTPQKNGREFAAHNQQYKATAKTVSYQVDIARAYPQEANVKSWIRNYTLHRKKDFTITDKWKLSACNEPSVLNLMTCCEVEIDRNKNITLTGEAGRFKVEYDKKLLSPATDTVELTDPKLIHSWNRKKLTRIRFTIVSQQISGESKLVIRKAQYHKTLND, encoded by the coding sequence ATGTCAAAAATAAAAAGCCTGTTACTGGCAAGTTCATTATGTATCGCAACTGTCTGTATCAATTTTCCCGCCCACGCAACCGAAAGGCATCTTCTTGAACAGACCGTTTCCTATGAGGAATTGGGCAATGTACTCCGCTACCGGCAAAGCTGGGTGGACTATCCCGCCTATACCGACCGTAAATCCTGGAAAGAGAAAACAGCCCCCGAAATGAGGGAGCTTATCATCAGGAACGGCGAACGCGCCCTGAAACACGAATGGAAACCGGACCTTGCCTCCGACTACCTTGCCTTTAAGCGCACCGGCGAAATCCGCACCGGACGCGCCAACCACAAAGCCCTGCAAGCCTTGACCCTCGCAGAACTGGTAGAGGGACAAGGCAGATTTATGGATGCTATCATAGACGGTGTATGGTTTCTGTGCGAGACGTCCTGGATACACTCGGCACACCTCGGCTTTCAGAAAGACCGCTCCGGACTGCCCGACAGGCATGAACCGACCATCGAACTGGTAGTGGCCGACATCGGCGCGCAAATGGCATGGACTTACTATTTCCTGAAAGACGAATTCGACAAGGTGAGCCCGCTGATTAACGAACGGATTATCGAGGAAGTCAACAGAAACCTGATAAACCCCTACTTCGCACGGGATGATTACTGGTGGATGGGATTCGGCGGCCAGCAGGTAAATAACTGGAATCCGTGGATTAACTACAACGTGCTGCAAGCCCTGATGCTGATAGAGAAAGACCCGGAACGTGTGCGGCAAGGAGTCTGGAAGCTGATGAAATCCACTGATTTCTTTTTCAGCATGTATCACGAGGACGGAGCCTGCGACGAGGGTCCCACCTATTGGAGCGGGGCTTCCGGCTATGCCCTGAAGTTTCTGGATTTGCTGGCTAAAGTAACCGGAAACAAGGTGAACATATTCAACGCTCCCCTCCTGCGCAATATGGCGCAATACATTTACCGGGTACACATCGGCGACAACTATTTTGTAAACTTCGCCGACTCCGCACCCAAAGTAAGTCCAAGCCCGGGTATCCTCTACCGGTACGGCGAACTGACCGGAGACCCCGCCATGATGAAATTCGCCTCATTCATGGCACAGCAAAACCAAAGTTTCAAGGACGGGGTAAACGGATATTTCGCTTCTGCCCTGGACGAGCTTTTTATGTACAAAGACATCATCGACCATCCGCAAGGCGAACCGCTTACCGGCACTTATTGGTTTAAAGACACCCAAATCTGCGTGGCACGCGACACCGAAGGCAAAAGCGACGGCTTCTTCTTCGCAGCGAAAGGCGGAAACAATCAGGAAAGCCATAACCACAACGATGTGGGGTCGTGCATCCTTTACTACAATGCCCTGCCGGTGCTTATCGATGCAGGCGTAGGTACTTATACCCGACAGACTTTCGGACCGGAGCGGTACACGATATGGACCATGCAGTCCGATTATCACAACCTACCCCTCATCAACGGAACCCCGCAGAAGAACGGCCGGGAGTTTGCCGCACACAACCAGCAATACAAAGCCACCGCCAAAACCGTATCCTACCAGGTGGACATTGCCCGTGCCTATCCGCAGGAAGCAAATGTAAAAAGCTGGATTCGCAACTATACGCTGCACAGGAAAAAGGATTTCACAATCACCGACAAATGGAAACTTTCGGCATGCAACGAACCGAGTGTATTAAACCTGATGACCTGCTGCGAAGTCGAAATCGACCGCAACAAAAACATTACTCTGACAGGAGAGGCAGGTAGGTTCAAAGTGGAATACGATAAAAAACTCTTATCGCCCGCAACGGATACCGTCGAACTGACCGATCCGAAATTAATCCACTCCTGGAACCGGAAAAAGCTGACGCGCATCCGTTTCACAATTGTGTCGCAACAAATTTCCGGTGAAAGCAAACTGGTGATAAGGAAGGCTCAGTATCATAAGACCTTGAACGATTGA
- the scpA gene encoding methylmalonyl-CoA mutase, whose product MRKDFKNLDIYAAFQPANGAEWQKANGIKADWKTPEHIEVKPVYTKEDLEGMEHLDYAAGIPPYLRGPYSVMYTLRPWTIRQYAGFSTAEESNAFYRRNLASGQKGLSVAFDLATHRGYDPDHERVVGDVGKAGVSICSLENMKVLFDGIPLNKMSVSMTMNGAVLPIMAFYINAGLEQGAKLEEMAGTIQNDILKEFMVRNTYIYPPAFSMKIISDIFEYTSQKMPKFNSISISGYHMQEAGATADIELAYTLADGLEYLRAGVAAGIDIDAFAPRLSFFWAIGTNHFMEIAKMRAARMLWAKIVKQFNPKNPKSLALRTHSQTSGWSLTEQDPFNNVGRTCIEAMAAALGHTQSLHTNALDEAIALPTDFSARIARNTQIYIQEETYICKNVDPWGGSYYVESLTNELAHKAWELIQEIEKLGGMAKAIETGIPKMRIEEAAARTQARIDSGSQTIVGVNKYRLEKEAPIDILEIDNTAVRQEQIQNLKILKEGRDEAAVQKALDAITKCVETKEGNLLELAVEAARVRATLGEISYACEKVVGRYKAVIRTISGVYSSESKNDSDFHRACELAEKFAKKEGRQPRIMVAKMGQDGHDRGAKVVATGYADCGFDVDMGPLFQTPAEAAREAVENDVHVVGVSSLAAGHKTLVPQIIEELKKLGREDIVVIAGGVIPAQDYDFLYKAGVAAIFGPGTPVAKAACQILEILLDEE is encoded by the coding sequence ATGAGAAAAGATTTTAAAAACTTAGATATATATGCCGCTTTCCAGCCCGCCAATGGTGCTGAGTGGCAAAAGGCTAACGGCATCAAAGCCGACTGGAAGACTCCGGAACACATTGAAGTGAAGCCTGTTTACACCAAAGAAGACCTCGAAGGTATGGAACACCTCGACTATGCGGCAGGTATCCCGCCTTATCTGCGCGGTCCGTACTCTGTAATGTACACCTTGCGTCCGTGGACTATCCGCCAGTATGCTGGGTTCTCTACTGCCGAGGAGTCCAATGCTTTCTATCGCCGTAACCTGGCTTCCGGACAGAAAGGTCTGTCCGTGGCATTCGACCTGGCTACTCACCGCGGCTACGACCCCGACCACGAACGTGTGGTAGGCGACGTCGGTAAGGCAGGTGTGTCCATCTGTTCACTGGAAAACATGAAGGTGCTCTTCGATGGCATTCCCTTGAACAAGATGTCCGTGTCCATGACCATGAACGGTGCGGTGCTTCCTATCATGGCATTCTACATCAATGCCGGTCTGGAGCAAGGCGCCAAGTTGGAAGAAATGGCGGGTACTATCCAGAACGATATTCTGAAGGAATTCATGGTGCGTAACACCTATATCTATCCGCCTGCATTCTCCATGAAGATTATCTCCGATATCTTTGAATACACATCTCAGAAGATGCCTAAGTTCAACTCTATCTCTATCTCCGGTTACCATATGCAGGAAGCCGGCGCTACGGCGGATATCGAGTTGGCTTACACCCTGGCCGACGGTCTGGAATATCTTCGTGCAGGTGTTGCCGCAGGTATCGACATCGATGCATTCGCACCGCGTCTGTCATTCTTCTGGGCTATCGGCACCAACCACTTCATGGAGATAGCCAAGATGCGTGCCGCACGTATGTTGTGGGCGAAGATTGTGAAACAGTTCAACCCGAAAAACCCGAAATCACTCGCATTGCGTACGCACTCCCAGACTTCCGGCTGGTCGCTGACCGAGCAGGACCCGTTCAACAACGTGGGCCGTACCTGTATCGAGGCTATGGCTGCCGCTTTGGGACATACCCAATCCTTGCACACCAACGCTTTGGACGAGGCTATCGCATTGCCTACCGATTTCTCTGCACGTATTGCACGTAATACGCAGATTTATATCCAGGAAGAAACTTACATCTGCAAGAATGTCGACCCGTGGGGCGGTTCTTACTATGTAGAGTCTCTGACCAATGAGCTTGCGCACAAGGCTTGGGAGCTGATTCAGGAAATCGAGAAGCTGGGCGGTATGGCGAAGGCCATCGAAACCGGTATCCCCAAGATGCGTATCGAAGAGGCTGCCGCACGCACGCAGGCACGTATCGACAGCGGTTCGCAGACCATTGTGGGTGTAAACAAATATCGTTTGGAGAAAGAAGCTCCTATTGATATTCTTGAGATTGACAATACGGCTGTCCGCCAGGAACAGATCCAGAACCTGAAGATATTGAAGGAAGGCCGTGATGAGGCTGCTGTGCAGAAAGCACTCGATGCCATCACCAAATGTGTGGAGACGAAGGAAGGCAATCTGCTGGAACTGGCAGTGGAAGCAGCACGTGTCCGTGCCACATTGGGCGAGATTTCGTATGCTTGCGAAAAAGTTGTAGGACGTTATAAAGCAGTAATCAGAACTATTTCAGGCGTGTATTCATCAGAAAGTAAGAACGACAGCGACTTCCACAGAGCTTGTGAGTTGGCTGAGAAATTTGCGAAGAAAGAGGGACGTCAGCCCCGTATCATGGTAGCTAAAATGGGTCAGGACGGTCACGACCGCGGTGCCAAAGTAGTGGCAACGGGTTATGCCGACTGCGGTTTCGACGTAGATATGGGACCGCTGTTCCAGACTCCTGCCGAAGCTGCCCGCGAAGCGGTGGAAAACGACGTTCACGTAGTGGGTGTTTCTTCATTGGCTGCCGGACACAAGACATTGGTTCCGCAGATTATTGAAGAACTCAAGAAGTTGGGCCGTGAGGATATTGTAGTGATTGCAGGCGGTGTGATTCCCGCACAGGACTATGATTTCCTTTATAAGGCCGGCGTAGCTGCCATCTTTGGTCCGGGTACTCCGGTGGCAAAGGCTGCTTGCCAGATTCTTGAAATCCTGTTGGATGAGGAATAA
- the mutA gene encoding methylmalonyl-CoA mutase small subunit — protein sequence MADSKEKLFSDFSPVSTEQWMEKVTADLKGADFEKKLVWRTNEGFKVKPFYRMEDLEGLKTTDALPGEFPYLRGTKKNNNEWFVRQEIKVESPEAANAKALDILNKGVDSLSFHVKAKELSAEYIETLLKDICAECIELNFSTCQGHVVELAQLLVGYFQKKDYDLTKLQGSINYDYFNKMLAKGKEKGDMVATAKALIEATAMLPKYRVLNVNALTLNNAGAYIYQELGYALAWGNEYMNQLTDAGLPAALVAKKIKFNFGISSNYFLEIAKFRAARMLWANIVASYNPECLRDCENKGEHNECRCAAKMRIHAETSTFNLTLFDAHVNLLRTQTEAMSAALAGVDSMTVVPFDKTYAVPDEFSERLARNQQLLLKEESHFDKVIDPAAGSYYIENLTVAIAKQAWELFLAVEEDGGFYASVKSGKIQAAVNESNTARHAAVAKRKEVLLGTNQFPNFNEKAGDKKPLEASCCCGGHSTCEKDVPSLNFDRAASEFEALRLETEASGKRPKAFMLTIGNLAMRQARAQYSCNFLACAGYEVVDNLGFPTVEEGVEAAMAAKADIVVLCSSDDEYAEYAIPAFKALNGRAMFIVAGAPACMDELKAAGIENFIHVRVNVLETLKEFNAKLLK from the coding sequence ATGGCAGACAGTAAAGAAAAACTCTTCTCGGACTTTTCTCCGGTTTCTACGGAACAGTGGATGGAGAAAGTAACCGCAGACTTAAAGGGTGCGGACTTTGAGAAAAAGCTCGTTTGGAGGACGAATGAGGGATTCAAGGTAAAACCTTTCTATCGTATGGAAGACCTTGAAGGTTTAAAGACCACGGATGCTCTTCCCGGTGAGTTCCCTTATCTTAGAGGTACAAAGAAAAACAATAATGAGTGGTTCGTCCGTCAGGAAATAAAGGTGGAATCTCCCGAAGCAGCCAATGCCAAGGCGTTGGACATTTTGAACAAGGGTGTCGATTCACTCTCTTTCCACGTGAAAGCCAAAGAACTGAGTGCGGAGTATATCGAAACTTTGCTGAAAGACATCTGTGCGGAGTGCATAGAGTTGAATTTCTCCACCTGTCAGGGACACGTGGTGGAATTGGCACAACTTCTGGTCGGTTATTTCCAGAAGAAAGATTATGACCTCACGAAGTTGCAAGGCTCCATTAACTACGATTATTTCAACAAGATGCTTGCCAAAGGCAAGGAAAAGGGCGATATGGTGGCTACTGCCAAGGCTCTGATTGAAGCTACCGCCATGCTTCCGAAATACCGCGTCCTGAATGTGAATGCGCTGACGTTGAACAATGCCGGTGCATATATCTATCAGGAATTGGGCTATGCGCTGGCTTGGGGTAATGAATACATGAACCAGCTGACCGATGCCGGACTGCCGGCAGCTTTGGTAGCCAAGAAGATTAAGTTCAACTTCGGTATCAGTTCCAATTATTTCCTTGAAATAGCAAAATTCCGCGCTGCCCGTATGTTGTGGGCCAATATCGTGGCTTCCTATAACCCGGAATGCCTGCGCGACTGCGAAAACAAGGGCGAACATAACGAATGCCGCTGTGCTGCCAAGATGAGAATACATGCGGAAACGTCCACTTTCAACCTCACTTTGTTCGATGCGCACGTAAACCTGTTGCGTACGCAGACCGAGGCTATGAGTGCCGCTCTTGCAGGCGTTGACTCCATGACGGTCGTTCCGTTCGACAAGACGTATGCCGTTCCCGATGAATTCTCCGAACGTCTGGCACGCAACCAGCAGCTGCTCCTGAAAGAGGAATCGCATTTCGACAAGGTTATCGACCCGGCTGCCGGTTCTTACTACATCGAGAACCTGACCGTGGCTATTGCCAAGCAGGCTTGGGAGCTGTTCCTTGCAGTGGAAGAAGACGGCGGTTTCTACGCATCCGTAAAATCCGGCAAGATACAGGCTGCCGTGAACGAGAGCAATACGGCCCGCCATGCAGCCGTTGCCAAGCGTAAGGAAGTGCTGTTGGGTACTAACCAGTTCCCGAACTTCAACGAGAAGGCGGGCGACAAGAAACCGTTGGAAGCTTCTTGCTGCTGCGGCGGACACAGCACTTGCGAAAAGGATGTTCCGTCACTGAACTTCGACCGTGCAGCCAGCGAATTTGAAGCGTTGCGTCTGGAAACGGAAGCGTCCGGCAAGCGTCCCAAAGCATTTATGCTGACTATCGGCAACCTGGCTATGCGTCAGGCACGTGCCCAATACTCTTGTAACTTCCTGGCCTGTGCCGGATATGAAGTTGTTGACAACCTCGGTTTCCCGACCGTAGAGGAAGGTGTGGAAGCTGCAATGGCGGCTAAAGCCGATATTGTGGTTCTCTGTTCGAGCGATGATGAATATGCGGAATATGCAATTCCCGCTTTCAAGGCCTTGAACGGCCGCGCCATGTTCATCGTAGCCGGCGCTCCCGCTTGCATGGACGAGCTGAAAGCGGCAGGTATCGAGAACTTTATCCATGTTCGTGTCAACGTTCTGGAAACATTAAAGGAATTCAACGCTAAACTTTTGAAGTAA
- a CDS encoding putative transporter: protein MNWLESLLWDPTSVAHIVCLYAFVISVGVLLGKIKVFGVSLGVTFVLFTGILMGHFGFTGEIHILHFIREFGLILFVFCIGLQVGPSFFSSFKKGGMTLNMLAVGIVALNIVVALGIYFIDGNIDLPMIVGILYGAVTNTPGLGAAQEALNQLNYTGDPIALGYACAYPLGVVGIIGSIIAVRYICRINLKKEEEELNTQETDMKHMPHMLHLEVRNEAIDGKKLIQVKDFLGRSFVCSRIRHEGHVSIPNQDTEFHIGDQLFIVCSEEDAEAVTAFIGREIQVDWEKQDTPMVSRRILVTKSEINGKKLGSMHFRSMYGVNVTRINRSGMDLFADPNLVLQVGDRVMVVGQQDAVERVAGVLGNQLKRLDTPNIVTIFVGIFLGILLGSLPIAFPGMPTPVKLGLAGGPLVVAILIGRFGHKMHLVTYTTMSANLMLREIGIVLFLASVGIEAGEHFVQTVVEGSGLAYVGYGFLITTIPLLIIGMIARFYCKVNYFTLMGLIAGSNTDPPALAYSNQASGNDAPSVGYSTVYPLTMFLRILAGQMILLAMM, encoded by the coding sequence ATGAATTGGTTAGAAAGTCTTCTTTGGGACCCGACATCCGTCGCACATATCGTTTGCCTGTACGCATTCGTTATATCCGTGGGGGTGCTGCTGGGCAAGATTAAAGTTTTCGGAGTATCGCTGGGAGTGACGTTTGTCCTCTTTACCGGTATTCTGATGGGACATTTCGGATTTACAGGTGAAATACACATCTTACATTTCATCCGCGAATTTGGTTTGATTTTATTTGTATTCTGCATCGGTCTGCAGGTAGGGCCGTCGTTCTTCTCCTCTTTCAAGAAAGGGGGTATGACGCTGAACATGCTTGCCGTGGGCATTGTGGCACTGAACATAGTGGTCGCACTGGGCATTTATTTCATCGATGGAAATATAGACCTGCCGATGATAGTAGGTATCCTGTACGGTGCCGTAACCAACACTCCCGGTCTGGGTGCGGCTCAGGAAGCGTTGAACCAGCTGAATTATACGGGAGACCCCATCGCATTGGGATATGCCTGCGCCTATCCGCTCGGTGTGGTCGGCATCATCGGCTCTATTATCGCCGTGCGTTATATCTGCCGCATCAACCTGAAAAAAGAAGAGGAGGAACTTAATACGCAAGAAACGGACATGAAGCACATGCCGCATATGCTGCATCTGGAAGTGCGCAATGAGGCTATCGACGGCAAAAAGCTGATTCAGGTGAAAGATTTTCTGGGACGTTCTTTCGTATGCTCGCGCATCCGTCACGAAGGTCACGTCAGCATTCCGAACCAGGATACGGAATTCCACATCGGCGACCAGTTGTTCATCGTATGTTCCGAGGAAGACGCCGAAGCGGTTACCGCCTTTATCGGAAGGGAGATTCAAGTGGACTGGGAGAAGCAGGACACTCCGATGGTCTCACGCCGTATTCTGGTGACCAAATCGGAAATCAACGGAAAGAAACTTGGAAGCATGCACTTCCGCAGTATGTACGGAGTTAACGTGACACGTATCAACCGTTCGGGTATGGACCTGTTTGCCGATCCCAACCTGGTGCTCCAGGTGGGTGACCGTGTAATGGTTGTAGGCCAGCAGGATGCGGTGGAACGTGTGGCCGGTGTACTGGGCAACCAATTGAAACGTCTGGATACGCCGAACATCGTTACCATCTTCGTCGGTATCTTCCTCGGTATCCTGTTAGGCAGCCTTCCCATCGCATTTCCGGGCATGCCGACACCGGTGAAATTAGGTCTGGCGGGCGGTCCGCTGGTGGTAGCTATCCTTATCGGACGTTTCGGACATAAGATGCATCTTGTAACGTATACCACCATGAGTGCCAACCTGATGCTGCGCGAAATAGGTATCGTACTTTTCCTTGCCAGCGTAGGCATAGAGGCAGGTGAGCATTTTGTACAGACGGTCGTGGAAGGAAGCGGTCTGGCGTATGTAGGCTACGGTTTCCTGATTACCACCATCCCGTTGCTGATAATCGGTATGATTGCCCGGTTCTATTGCAAGGTCAATTATTTCACGCTGATGGGACTGATTGCCGGCAGTAACACCGACCCACCCGCATTGGCATATTCCAACCAGGCATCGGGCAATGACGCTCCGTCGGTAGGTTACTCTACGGTTTATCCGCTGACGATGTTCCTGCGCATCCTCGCCGGACAGATGATATTGCTGGCAATGATGTAA
- a CDS encoding AAA family ATPase: MDNKFIVNIGRQLGSGGREIGEKLSARLGIDFYDKELINLASEESGLCREFFEKADEKASQGIIGGLFGMRFPFISDGAMPAANCLSNDALFKVQSDVIRKLASEKSCLFVGRCADYILRDNPRCVNIFISASREDRIARLCRLHSISESAAEEKMNKADKRRAEYYNYYSYKTWGAAATYHLCVDSSVLGIDETVGYIEEFVRKKLKLYE, from the coding sequence ATGGACAATAAATTTATAGTAAATATAGGTCGCCAGTTAGGCAGTGGCGGACGGGAAATCGGAGAGAAGCTGTCTGCCCGGCTGGGTATTGACTTCTACGACAAGGAATTGATTAACCTTGCTTCCGAAGAAAGCGGATTATGCCGTGAATTCTTTGAAAAAGCCGATGAAAAGGCTTCGCAGGGAATTATAGGCGGTCTGTTCGGGATGCGTTTCCCGTTTATCAGTGACGGGGCTATGCCGGCTGCCAACTGTTTGAGCAACGATGCGTTGTTTAAGGTGCAAAGCGATGTGATACGGAAACTGGCTTCCGAGAAATCCTGTTTGTTCGTAGGGCGTTGCGCCGACTACATTTTGCGGGATAATCCGCGTTGCGTCAACATCTTCATCTCTGCTTCGCGCGAGGATCGTATAGCCCGTTTATGCCGTCTGCACTCTATTTCGGAAAGTGCGGCGGAAGAGAAGATGAACAAAGCGGACAAGCGGCGTGCCGAATATTACAACTATTACAGCTATAAGACATGGGGAGCGGCTGCTACCTATCATCTTTGCGTCGATTCGTCCGTATTGGGCATTGACGAAACGGTCGGCTATATAGAAGAGTTCGTAAGGAAGAAACTGAAACTGTACGAATAA